One Nicotiana sylvestris chromosome 12, ASM39365v2, whole genome shotgun sequence genomic window carries:
- the LOC138883338 gene encoding uncharacterized protein: protein MPTGKLAKWKILLSEFDIIYVTQNTVKGKALVDHLAENLVGGEYEPLKMYFSDKEVSFIGEDITEACDGWRMFFDGAANFNGVGIGAVLVLEIGQHYSVSAKLRFPCTNNMAEYEVCILGLNMAVDINIQELLVIGDSDLLVHQVQKEWVTKNSKIFTYLHHVQELRKRFTKIEFRHVPRIQNEFVDALVPSQ from the coding sequence ATGCCAACTGGGAAGCTAGCTAAGTGGaagatactgttgagtgagttcgatatcatctacgtaactcaaaatACAGTCAAAGGGAAAGCATTggtagatcatcttgctgaaaacctGGTAGGAGGAGAATATGAACCATTGAAAATGTATTTTTCTGATAAAGaggtttcattcataggagaggacattaccgaagcatgcgacggttggaggatgttctttgatggagctgcaaacttcaaTGGAGTTGggattggagcagttttggtattagaaataggtcaacattatTCAGTATCTGCTAAActtagatttccctgcaccaacaacatggcagaatatgaagtctgcatactaggactcaacatggcagtcgacataaatattcaggagttgttggtaatcggtgattcagatttgcttgtgcaccaagtACAAAAAGAGTGGgtcaccaagaattccaagatatttacatatctgcaccatgtacaggaattgagaaagaggttcacgaagatagagtttcgACATgtacccagaattcagaatgagtttgtcgatgcattggtcCCATCCCAGTAA
- the LOC138883339 gene encoding uncharacterized protein, which produces MSEDALRLRLFPFSLRGKALDWLERLPNHSITTWDELADKFIAKYFSPGHMAAFPDEILAFKQEPTEPLHEIWERYRTMVKEFPNNDMNEAMIQQTFYRGINTTNQCIVNQLAGGNFMKMSYDEVCDTLDEMADTSSAWQSRANVPQGDPTVIHLHKELHDHGQAIAELTTTMN; this is translated from the coding sequence atgtccgaggatgctcttaggttgagactcttcccattctcacttcgggggaaggcattagattggctcgagagacttcccaaccattccatcacaacttgggatgagttggcggataaattcattgcaaaatATTTCTCGCCGGGCCATATGGCGGCATTTCctgatgagatattggctttcaagcaagagcccacagaacctttacatgagatttgggagcgttatagaacaatggtgaaagaattccccaacaatgatatgaacGAGGCTATGatacaacaaaccttctaccggggcatcaatacaacaaatcaatgcatagtgaaccaacttgctggagGCAACTTTATGAAGATGTCGTATGATGAGGTATGTGATAcacttgacgagatggctgacacttcttctgcatggcaaagtagagccaatgtgcctcaaggtgaccccacggttattcatttgcacaaggaactacatgatcacgggcaagctATAGCTGAGCTTACAACTACTATGAACTAA